In the genome of Oncorhynchus clarkii lewisi isolate Uvic-CL-2024 chromosome 4, UVic_Ocla_1.0, whole genome shotgun sequence, one region contains:
- the LOC139406667 gene encoding transmembrane emp24 domain-containing protein 5, with the protein MDVVRGLLCLFSVLVSEMFMVAAFSQSMDSDFTFTLPSGRKECFFQTMKKDASLEIEYQVLDGAGLDVDFSLSSPTGHVLYSDHRKSDGVHTVETEDGDYMFCFDNSFSAVSEKIIFFELIMDNMEQEGEEPEDWKEYIHGTDMLDMKLEDIMDTINSVKARLGKSLQIQTLLKAFEARDRNIQESNYNRVNMWSMTNMLVMVLVTGVQVYLIRSLFDDKRHTRT; encoded by the exons ATGGACGTGGTCCGGGGGTTATTGTGCCTGTTCTCGGTGCTGGTATCTGAGATGTTCATGGTGGCCGCGTTCTCCCAGAGCATGGACAGCGACTTCACATTTACACTCCCTTCCGGACGGAAAGAGTGCTTCTTCCAGACCATGAAGAAGGACGCATCGCTGGAGATAGAATATCAG GTGTTGGACGGAGCAGGTCTGGACGTTGACTTCAGCCTGTCCTCTCCTACTGGACACGTTCTGTACAGCGACCACCGCAAGTCAGACGGAGTACACAC TGTAGAGACGGAGGACGGAGACTACATGTTTTGTTTTGACAACTCGTTCTCGGCAGTATCGGAAAAGATCATTTTCTTCGAGCTGATCATGGACAACATGGAACAGGAAGGGGAGGAGCCAGAGGACTGGAAGGAGTACATCCATGGGACTGACATGTTGGACATGAAGCTGGAGGACATCATG gacaccatCAACAGTGTTAAAGCCCGGCTGGGGAAGAGCCTTCAGATACAGACGCTGCTCAAAGCCTTCGAGGCCCGCGACCGCAACATACAAGAGTCCAACTACAACCGGGTCAACATGTGGTCCATGACCAACATGCTGGTGATGGTGCTGGTGACAGGGGTGCAGGTCTATCTCATCCGCTCGCTGTTTGACGAcaagagacacacacgcacgtaa